Below is a window of Perca fluviatilis chromosome 14, GENO_Pfluv_1.0, whole genome shotgun sequence DNA.
TACAAGATACTGTTTTAAATAAGGAGGataattgaaataaatacatttaaatataagCTGAAGCCAGTGGGTGTGTCTTCTACTACTTAGAGATGGCCAATTAAGTGcattatacattatacagtGTTGAGTGAGATAAGGACCTCCAAGGACAAATCTGCAAAGTCTATTATATACTGTGTTAAATGGAACAAGGTCTGCATTAAATGCATTTTGATATACAACATGACAATAGTCATTAATTGGAAGTATAAGTTGAGAGGCAAGTTTTATATGAACATTGCGTGTTAAGTAATTCTGCGCACAATATAAAATGTTGATTCCAAAATTCACTTTACGTAACActtgtatgaatgaatgatgatgaatgtaTGAATTTAGGCTCATATCTTAGCTTTATTATACCCAACTGCAATGACTGCAGACCTCTTACTTATGTATGTAAACATGCAATGACACAGTGTTGAAATGcaaaatttattttgaaatgaaaataatccaCACGTCTTCATCTATTTAGAGGAGGAGTGTAAGAAAAGGTGGAAGAACCTAAGGGACAGGTACATAAAGGAGAGGAGGCAACATAGAGACAAAAAAGTGGTGCAAGGGCAGACTAAAAAAGTACTTGGAAGTACTTTTCCATACTGTCTTTTCTGGAGCCACACGTCCGGGAGAGACAAATTGCCAGACGATCCGTTGTAGAAATGGGCTTTCAGAATGTTGTTCGCATCCGGGAAATCGTAGGCCCGAAGCTCATCAGCAGACTGTCAAATTGCTCCCTGTTGTGAAAGCGAAGCTCCTTCCCCAGCCGTAGTTCCTCCAACTGCTCTCTGGACCTGAGGATCTCGCTTGCTCGTCTTGCTGCCGCTGCGGCTGCCTTCCTCCGTCTTCTCCTCACAACAAGGGCAAGTGCCGAGGCTCTTTTGCTTCAAAGACAGAAACATATTTGCCACCAAATCACTACTGAAACGCTGTGTATCCTACACAATGTCGCATGTACTACACATCAGACGTGACATGCATTCAAATACTGGCACATGTATGATGTCAATTTAGAAATACTTGCTCTTCAAATCTGTTGAAGTTTGTTCAGACTGAAAGCAAAGTCACTGATGATGTCATACAAAATCAGACAATAGAAAGCAAACTGGTGATTTATTCATCTGACtagataacaaaataaaacaaggccACATGCTGATTATTTGTGACTTGGTTTGATGGATTTATTCTTcctgctgtgtctgtgtttaaactcctaattaaaaggtaaagtttccatccactaaaagtgctgacagactcagattattattctaagtgtctgacaacattacctACAGAGacagagcttttagttaaagagtaagatccttttactttaacatgaaacagccccaaagtcaccatcaccaaactccaccagactccatgtaaataatcaggacttttagcgcgtatagagccagcatatctccaccagactccatgtaaataatcaggatttttagcgtgtatagagccagcatatctccaccagactccatgtaaatgatcaggacttttagcgtgtatagagccagcatatctccaccagactccatgtaaatgatcaggacttttagcgtgtatagagccagcatatcaccacatgtaaatgggtgaattaagggtttatttcaaccaaaccagagtggtgattgttggaacagtggaaagatgaaccaagatggcttttggtagtttatttagtttctgtccactttgaaataagtgtttttaataatcataacatttctgttttaattaaatggagtctggtggaaatataaataaaattgcttAAAATGAATCTATATTTTGTAATTTCTCCTTATACGTCcacattattttaattatagAAAGGCTTTACACAACATTCAATAcagaagtaaagtacaagtaccttgagttaattacagtacttgagtaaatatactcAGTTACTCAGTTGACTACCATGAACTCTGGAAAAAAGGAATTGAATGTGTGGAATGATTTGGACAAGTCTTTGAAATAAGTGTGTTTAATAATCATAACTGTGGAAAACTCCCTGCTGGACTGATGAGCCTACGTCACTCCTTGTCAACATGACTATTGGACCTGAATGCTACTGCTATGTTCCATTTGTGGTCTTATAAAGTAGCCGCAAGACAACCTGGACTGCCCCGACCTTATCACAgagtacatgcagaaacacaaggagaaggagaagaagaaggagggcaAGAGGAAAATTTTCAGTGAGGTCTCGGGAGACTCAGAGGAGCgagggagcaagaggaagaaggaggaggtgagTGAAGGAAAGAGGTTACTCTAGACTGAAGAGTCCCagaaatctatctatctattgttGATGAACAGCGCGAGGCCCCCACCTTTCCGCTTGCCACTTAGCTCGGGGTCCCGGTCTTCACTAGGGCACCTAGCTCATCTGTCTTGTTGGCCAGTGAGTTTACATTCCCCATCACACACGAAGGAATAGACAGCTTAAACCTCCACCGCTTCCTCAGTAGCCTAGCCTCCACGCTAGCTCTGGCTCCAAAATGCCGCCGTGTCCCATTGTCCTTAGTCAGACTACTGCTGTGGTCCAGTTTAATCGTAGCCATAttcagtacaggccaaaagtttggacacaccttctcattcaatatgtttttttcattttcatgactatttacattgtagattctcactgaaggcatcaaaactatgaatgaacacatatggaattatgtacttaacaaaaaagtgtgaaataactgaaaacatgtcttatattttagattcctcaaagtagccaccctttgctctgattactgctttgcccactcttggcattctcttgatgagcttcaagaggtagtcacctgaaatggttttccaacagtcttgaaggagctcccagagatgcttagcacttgttggcccttttgccttcactctgcggtccagctcaccccaaaccatctcgattgggttcagatccggtgactgtggaggccaggtcatctggcgcagcactccatcactctccttcttggtcaaatagcccttacacagcctggaggtgtgtttggggtcattgttctgttgaaaaataaatgatggtccaactaaacgcaaaccggatgggatggcatgtcgctgcaggatgctgtggtagccctgccggttcagtatgccttcaattttgaataactccccaacagtgtcaccagcaaagcacccccacaccatcacacctcctcctccatgcttcacggtgggaaccaggcatgtagaatccatctccttagcagtggtttcctagcagttactagaccatgaaggcctgattcgcgcagtctcctcttaacagttgttctagagatgtgtctgctgctagaactctgtgtggcattcatctggtctctaatctgagctgctgttaacttgcgatttctgaggctggtgactcagatgaacttatcctcagcagcagaggtgactcttggtcttcctttcctggggcggtcctcatgtgagccagttttgttgtagcgcttgatggtttttgcgactgcacttggggacacattcaaagtttttgcaattttccggactgactgaccttcatttgttaaagtaatgatggccactcgtttctctttacttagctgattggttcttgccataatatgcattctaacagttgtccaatagggctgtcggctgtgtatcaacctgacttctgcacaacacaactgatggtcctaaccccattaataagggaaaaaattccacttattaaccctgacaaagcacacctgtgaagtgaaaaccatttcaggtgactacctcatgaagctcattgagagaacaccaagggtttgcagcgctatcaaaaaaagcaaagggtggctactttgaggaatctaaaatataagacatgttttcagttatttcacacttttttgttaagtacataattccatatgtgttcgttcatagttttgatgccttaaatagtcatgaaaataaaggaaacgcattgaatgaggtttgtccaaacttttggcctgtactgtacataggaTAGAAGATATATATGCAATTCGTGTAATTGATCAAAGACCAATAGCtacatctttcttttctttttctatttatttttgtattctctAGACTATAAAGGatcatgtatacagtatattactttTTCATGAGCATTGTATTTGACATTCATAGCACACAGTGTGTGTtctgtccagtaaactgggactataatttgagAGGATTGTGCAATTATAAAAACTATCCTAATTGTCATTTGCACAAACAAACAGCTGTACACTTTGccttaaaagcgagcagtgggaGTTAGTATGTCACTtaggaaatgtatattttagcccatacgagagagagagagcgacagagggtgagagagagagatatgtagGCTACGCATCTTAAGACAAAGCATAGGCTACAACTATTAATTTGTgtaaatgattagtagcctaactccttgaatggtatgattatgatgtttcagttcagagcagtggtcagtaaatcGTCAGTcgcgctttctctcgctgtttcattacagcgttACAGTTGTTTTATTACAACTTGCctgaaaaatgtagaatatttcGGAAATTATAAAATTTATGAAAAGTACAGTTGCTTCAATAATAAAATGTCTGCAACTTGCAcacattttccttcattttgtcaTAAATCTTTGTATGAAGAGTTGAAATTGTGAGCGAGAGCAAATCCAGGGTTTAAATAAGGTTGTTCTCTGttgtaactctctctctctgtttgtctgttgctatagaaagggagaggaggagagggacccaAATGTCACTACTGTCagcactgtgacaaatccttcacaacatctggatctttaaagattcatcagagagttcacactggagagaagccgtacagctgtgatcaatgtggggcagctttcacacaacaggGTAACTTAAAATTACATCAATgccttcacactggagagaagccttacagctgtgatcagtGTGGGGCAACTTTTTCTCAGAGTAGTCACCTTGAAAACcaccgacgtgttcacactggagagaagccgtactggtgtgaacaatgtggggaaACATTTTCTCGGATTGGTAGCCTTAAAAgacaccagcgcattcacactggagataaacctTACCGCTGTGATTTATGTGGTAAAACCTTTGCTGAGAGTGGTAGCCTAGAAAGCCACCGacatgttcacactggagaaaagccgtactggtgtgaacaatgtgggaaatcTTTTTCTCAGAGTAGAAGCCTTAAAAGACACCAgctcattcacactggagagaagccgtacagctgcgatcaatgtgggaaaactttttctaGGAGTGGTCACCTAGAAAGCCAtcgacgtgttcacactggagagaagccgtactggtgtgaacaatgtgggaaaactttttctcacAGTAGTAGCCTTAAATatcaccagcgcattcacactggagagaagccgtactggtgtgaacaatgtgggaaaactttttctcagagTGGGAGCCTTAAAAGACACCAGCGCCTTCACACTGCCTCGTAGTGAACATGTTTCCGAGCCAAGCTGTTTcatcctgcctcctcctcatgccctgatagctgtgttgttatattctgatcttctctccacattgaaggctgaccagcAGTAACTTGATCTtctgaacagcatggatgttatCCTGGCTACGACTACATATTACACTCCCTCCCTTTGAAAGGATTCATTTCACtcaaaattagcttttttttcctgtaataCAATATGTTGAGTTCAGGGTTCAACTGCTAGGGCTATGTAACTAATGCTGCAACAAAGGAGTATTTTTTCTTAATTgggccccgtttacacgaagggaagacgcagatattccCGATTTTTGTACTGCTTTTGGATGTCCATGTAAAACTTAAGCAACATGGAATAACCTTTCACAGATGGAAAAGATGTTCTCCAATATTATACTACTACGAAAGCGTTGAATTTAATATCACAAAAGGTAACATTAATCCTTCTTTTAAGCTAACAATAAGTTAAGTGACTGTCCTattaagctaatgctagcttgtgcCAGGTAAAGTATTTGTTATTTCAGTAATTAGTAATACATCAGTAAGATGCTGAATATGAAGTTTGTTATGTGTGTTACTGAACAGTTTCTTTAATTGTAGATAGACCAACTGGTTGAATTTGGGGGGAAGTTGCAAGCTTTTGTCTAATTCTagcatttttattaatttgctttgtcctcttcttaaataaactgaatagaATTGAACTTTCACATTACGCTTCATACTTTTTTACAGGAGTATTATTCTTTATGACACTCTTATGACTCCAtatcatccttcagtttatcacaaacattcaacatcagcacaaatctggagatacatggttttcattgGACAGGAAGGGAAAAATCACTTATGGAAATAAATATCTCAAGATTAGTTTATTATAAATGTATGTGTCACATTTGaaatcctgcagaaaatgcttgtgaatgcagaaaagctaaattgctaaagctgaACTAGATTGCTGGCTTTAATGTGTAAGAAGAAGGTAAAGCAGTGAGAAAAGTTGGAATGGTTTAAAttagtaaaaatgttaaataacagCAAGAATGTATTATTAAAAAGTGGAATATTTTAGGGTTTTCTGAAAGtctcagtatagtatgttgaaaaaatgtcatagcatagtatgtctaaaaagtcatagtattgtatgtcgaataaagtcataaaaagtcatagaatagaatgccttttattgtcattatacacaTGTACAACCAGATTGTCCTTGGTGATGTTTTCTGCTCTACTGAGGCAGCGGCAGGT
It encodes the following:
- the LOC120572927 gene encoding zinc finger protein 135-like — its product is KIHQRVHTGENLHSCDQCGAAFTLHSTLKNHQRIHTGEKPYSCDQCGAAFTLQGNLKRHQRIHTGEKPYSCDQCGSAFTLQEHLKLHQRIHTGEKPYSCDQCGKTFSLSRNLVRHRLVHTGEKPYWCEQCGKTFSLSSNLECHRRVHTGEKPYSCDQCGQTFSQSRSLEIHRRVHTGEKPYCCDQCGATFSQSSHLENHRRVHTGEKPYWCEQCGETFSRIGSLKRHQRIHTGDKPYRCDLCGKTFAESGSLESHRHVHTGEKPYWCEQCGKSFSQSRSLKRHQLIHTGEKPYSCDQCGKTFSRSGHLESHRRVHTGEKPYWCEQCGKTFSHSSSLKYHQRIHTGEKPYWCEQCGKTFSQSGSLKRHQRLHTAS